Sequence from the Thermococcus sp. genome:
AATCAAAGGGGCATTGAGCGTTGACAAGACGAAGACATACTTCCTAACCGTAAACACCGACGTCTTCAGGGACATGGTTGAGGAGCTTGAGAGGTCGGCGGACAACCTGATGTTCAGCAGGATGGAGAAGCCGATGAGGCTCTTCCTCAAGGTGGAGAGGGTTAAGGGGGCACCATTTGAGAGGAAGGAAATCGAGGTGCCGCTCTCAAGAGAGATACTCGAGGAGATAAGGAAAGAAGCCGAGAGGGGCAAGAAGAACCTGATTCCTGCGATAAAACGGCTGTGAGGTGGGAGCATGAGGTTCAGTTTTGAGGGCTTCGATTTCGAGCTTCCTGCTTTCACCCTTCTTTCCGGCCCGATGGCCGCGGCAAAGCCCCTTTTTGCACAGAAGTTCATCGGGGAGTTCCTCAGAGAGAACCCGGATTACAAGGTCCTTTACTTTGCCACGAGCTCCCCAGTGTGCGGGGTTCTGAGGAATCTAAGAATATTCGGCATGGGCGACGATTTGGCGGGGAGGATAACCTTCCTCGACTACCAGCCCTCGTGCGAAGGAATCAGAAAGGTTGACGCCAACTACTACATCGGCAACTTCTCGGATTCAGAACAGCTCAAAAAGGCCCTCGACATGGCCGATGAGAGGACGATAGTGGTTCTCCCCTCCTTCACGCTCCTCCTGATTGGGAGCGAGGCAAAAGATGAACTCACGGACGCCCTCATCAAGGGCATAAGGAAGGCCAATCCGATAGTTTTCGTCGCCGTCAACACGGCGATGTTTGAGGAGCAGAACGAGAAACTCGCGGAGAGCGCTGACAACGTCCTTGAGTTCACAAAGAGGGGCGAAAAGGTTTTCGTCAGGGCGCTTAAGTTTAAGGGGATGGCCCCAAAGGAGGAAGTCCCCTTCAAGTTCCTGCGCGAGATGTTTGAGGGGACTAAAAAGGAGGTCGCCGAGAGGACGGCGAGGATAATCCGCGAGAAGAAGGTGGGAGGATGATCCTGATAGAGGAGTATTTCAGGCCCTATCCCGCGAGAAAGAGGGTTGCCGAGTTCCTGCTGAGGAACGGGGTTAGCGTCAGGGAGGGCTCTATGGGCTTCGCCGGCGTTGAACTCTCGATAAGTGAGGTCGCGAAAGCCGTGGGGGTGAACAGAAAGGTCGTTTACCAGACCGTCGAGACGATAGGGGCGTCAAATGCCCTCCGCTTGCTCTTTGAACGGGCTGAGCCGGAGCTGAAGGTCGAGGGCATAGCCCCCGCAATGAACTGGGAGGTCATTGAGATTGAAGTTATAGAAAGGCCGGCCGAGGTGCTTCACCGCGTTCTCGGGGCGGTTCTAAAGGAGGGTAACGAGGCGGTCTCGGTCAGCATGAGGAACCTGCCGGGGGAGGAAGCACGCATCTCAATCGTGGTGGAGAAGCCGCTAAAGGGTGAAACCCTCAGGGCCCTCGAAGGAATCGCGGGAATAAAGAAGGTCCTCATAAAGACCCCGGAGAAGGACAAAACCCGGCTTGTCTGCACCTTCTGTGAGGTTAAGTACTGTCCGAAAAGGCTGGAAGGTGGTGATAATGAGGATTAGGAGTTCGATAACCAGGCTCCCGCGGGCCGAAGTCCCGCCCGAAGTCCCGGCCAGAATTCACCTGGATAAGAACGAAAACCCCTTCGACCTCCCCCACGGGCTAAAAAAGGAGCTTTTTGAGGAGCTATCGGAGATACCCCTCAACCGTTATCCCCCTGCCTACCCGGTTGAGCTGGAGGAGAAAATAGCGGAGCACCTTGGCCTTTCCCACGAAAACGTCATCGTCGCCAACGGGAGCGATGAGCTCATAGGTTTGATTTTGAAGGTCTTCGACGGGGGTCACATCGTTATAAGCTCCCCGACCTTCGGCATGTACGACTTCTTCGCGGCGCTGGAGGGTATTAAGGTTGTGGACGTCCCCCTTGGAGGGAACTTTGAACTGGGGGACGTTGAGGCCCACGCTGAAGGCGCGAGGGCAATCTTCATCTGCTCGCCCAACAACCCGACCGGAAACGCCCAGCCAAGGGAGAGGGTAATTGAGGTTCTCGAAACCG
This genomic interval carries:
- a CDS encoding regulator of amino acid metabolism, contains ACT domain protein — protein: MILIEEYFRPYPARKRVAEFLLRNGVSVREGSMGFAGVELSISEVAKAVGVNRKVVYQTVETIGASNALRLLFERAEPELKVEGIAPAMNWEVIEIEVIERPAEVLHRVLGAVLKEGNEAVSVSMRNLPGEEARISIVVEKPLKGETLRALEGIAGIKKVLIKTPEKDKTRLVCTFCEVKYCPKRLEGGDNED
- the hisC gene encoding histidinol-phosphate transaminase; amino-acid sequence: MIMRIRSSITRLPRAEVPPEVPARIHLDKNENPFDLPHGLKKELFEELSEIPLNRYPPAYPVELEEKIAEHLGLSHENVIVANGSDELIGLILKVFDGGHIVISSPTFGMYDFFAALEGIKVVDVPLGGNFELGDVEAHAEGARAIFICSPNNPTGNAQPRERVIEVLETGAPVVLDEAYAEFARKSNIDLVKDYDNLIVLRTFSKAFGLAGVRLGYAVASEETADYLRRVIPPFSVNSLSLKAGEFMLEHLDYVQHVIRYIIEERERLYREFKEYSYPSEANFLLMRLDAHDFLLKKGIAVKKLDRRLEGHIRVTVGRKDENNELVSALREFINLTAD